A portion of the Paenibacillus hamazuiensis genome contains these proteins:
- a CDS encoding spore germination protein: MLFFLRFLTSGRNRPKQERRQANPPKNPAAENKTLHSDLSQNIEEARRLFPASPDLIVYRFAAGERKTPAALLYLDGLSDKNAINNNILRPLLNASPGKDQGMPVPAISGVGIASSWADVESAILVGKSVLFLEGQQQARIYDTQGWPQRAIEDPQLESSLKGAHQGFVETGMQNIALLRRYVPNNELRIKEHTVGRRGKSKVWIMYLEDVAHPEVLGELETRIEKVEVDDVINTGELAQYIEDNPYSPFPQFITTERPDSAASQLLQGRFVVVVDRSPSVIIAPATFTAFFQSVDDYSTRWEIASFIRLLRFTAFMIALLLPALYIAVISFNYEIIPLQLLLSIAESRASVPFPPLLEAVLMEITLEMMREAGIRLPAPIGQTIGIVGGIVVGQAAVQAGIVSNIMVIVVASTAIASFILPSYDMGTAVRLLRFPMMLMASLFGFIGIVIGFMTLAAHLTALESLGTPYGSPLAPFRWADMKDTFIRFPLKKMTIRPKSARPIQDVRFGDTRPKGDGS; the protein is encoded by the coding sequence ATGCTCTTTTTCCTCAGATTCCTGACAAGCGGACGGAACCGCCCGAAACAGGAGCGAAGACAAGCAAATCCGCCGAAAAATCCGGCAGCGGAAAACAAGACGCTTCATTCCGATTTATCTCAAAATATCGAGGAAGCCAGGCGGCTGTTCCCGGCCTCTCCGGACCTGATCGTTTACCGGTTTGCCGCCGGAGAGCGGAAGACGCCGGCTGCCTTGCTTTATTTGGACGGATTGTCCGATAAAAACGCAATTAACAACAACATACTGCGTCCGCTGTTAAACGCCTCTCCCGGTAAGGACCAGGGCATGCCGGTACCGGCAATCAGCGGCGTCGGTATCGCCTCGTCATGGGCCGACGTAGAGTCCGCCATTCTTGTCGGAAAAAGCGTGTTGTTCCTGGAGGGACAGCAGCAAGCGCGGATTTACGATACGCAGGGCTGGCCGCAGCGCGCGATTGAAGATCCCCAGCTGGAAAGCTCGCTGAAAGGCGCGCATCAGGGCTTTGTCGAAACCGGGATGCAAAATATCGCTCTCCTTCGCAGGTATGTGCCGAACAACGAGCTTCGAATCAAGGAACATACGGTGGGCCGGCGCGGGAAGTCGAAAGTGTGGATTATGTATCTGGAGGACGTCGCTCATCCGGAAGTGCTTGGGGAGCTGGAAACGAGAATTGAAAAAGTCGAAGTGGATGACGTGATCAATACGGGGGAATTGGCCCAATATATTGAGGATAATCCGTATTCGCCGTTCCCCCAATTCATCACGACGGAGCGTCCGGATTCGGCGGCATCGCAGCTGCTGCAGGGACGTTTCGTCGTTGTAGTGGACCGTTCTCCCAGCGTGATCATTGCTCCGGCCACATTTACCGCTTTTTTCCAGAGTGTGGACGATTACAGTACGCGTTGGGAGATCGCGTCGTTTATACGCCTGCTCCGCTTTACCGCTTTTATGATCGCGCTGCTGCTGCCGGCTCTTTACATTGCGGTGATCTCGTTTAACTACGAAATTATCCCGCTTCAATTGCTGCTGTCGATAGCCGAATCGAGGGCGAGCGTTCCGTTCCCGCCGCTTCTGGAAGCGGTGCTGATGGAAATAACGCTCGAAATGATGCGCGAGGCCGGTATTCGGCTCCCTGCGCCGATCGGGCAGACGATCGGCATCGTGGGAGGCATCGTCGTCGGCCAGGCGGCCGTCCAGGCCGGCATCGTCAGCAACATTATGGTGATTGTAGTGGCGTCGACGGCCATCGCTTCCTTTATTCTTCCGAGCTACGACATGGGGACGGCGGTCAGGCTGCTGCGTTTTCCGATGATGCTGATGGCTTCGCTGTTCGGGTTCATAGGCATCGTGATCGGCTTCATGACCCTGGCTGCCCATCTGACGGCGCTCGAATCGCTCGGAACCCCTTACGGAAGCCCCTTGGCGCCGTTTCGCTGGGCGGATATGAAAGACACGTTTATCCGGTTTCCTCTGAAAAAAATGACGATCCGCCCCAAAAGCGCGAGGCCGATTCAGGACGTACGGTTCGGCGATACTCGTCCGAAGGGGGACGGTTCATGA
- a CDS encoding MFS transporter, which produces MTTSAQSTSTSSSTAASLAAAAKSRALALFGLSLGYFMVLLDTTIVTVALPAIHTDMGGKFTSLEWVVNAYTVLFASLLLSMGSLSDRYGAKRIFGGGLILFAAASALSSAAPSLGLLIALRGALGIGGAAMTSASLALIASIYQDPKERTKALGVFAAVSGIALAAGPVIGGLLADWIGWRSIFVVNIPIAVLSLLLIVPNAGETKRNTERSLDLAGQLTATLFFLALTFALVEGSSLGWSSPLVMTAIAAAAVSLLLFAVVEARGKSPMLPVRLLRQRSISAGLAAGLAVNFGLSGCLFVLTFFFQQGRGYSALLTGLSFLPLTLPMMLFPMLTSRIVNRVGVRLPMICGFFVTAVGTAMLTVASGAFYWLLFAGLLLIGTGLSLTIPPLVTSVVTAAPPGQAGVASGALNSIRQLGAALGVAVLSLCMNGAGARAEIAASADGVNTALLVSALVFAGGGGITLLFIGRKPAKG; this is translated from the coding sequence ATGACTACATCGGCTCAATCCACATCCACATCATCTTCGACTGCAGCTTCGTTGGCGGCAGCGGCCAAAAGCAGAGCTCTCGCTTTGTTCGGGCTTTCTCTCGGTTACTTCATGGTGCTGCTCGACACGACGATCGTAACGGTTGCGCTGCCGGCCATCCATACCGATATGGGCGGCAAGTTTACGTCGCTCGAATGGGTGGTCAACGCTTACACCGTCTTGTTTGCCAGCCTGCTGCTCAGCATGGGCTCGCTGTCCGACCGGTACGGAGCCAAACGCATCTTCGGCGGCGGACTTATCCTTTTCGCAGCCGCATCCGCTTTATCATCCGCAGCGCCTTCGCTGGGACTATTGATCGCGCTGCGGGGGGCGCTCGGTATCGGCGGCGCGGCAATGACATCCGCTTCGCTGGCGCTTATTGCTTCCATTTACCAGGATCCGAAGGAACGGACGAAAGCGCTTGGCGTCTTTGCCGCCGTTTCCGGCATAGCTTTGGCTGCAGGACCCGTCATTGGGGGACTGCTTGCCGATTGGATCGGATGGCGAAGCATCTTTGTGGTCAACATCCCGATCGCCGTCTTGAGCTTGCTGCTTATCGTCCCCAACGCCGGAGAGACAAAGCGCAACACGGAGCGCAGCCTTGATCTTGCAGGGCAGTTGACCGCAACCTTATTTTTCCTTGCGCTGACCTTCGCACTCGTTGAAGGAAGCTCGCTAGGCTGGAGCTCCCCCCTCGTGATGACGGCTATTGCCGCAGCCGCAGTCAGCCTGCTTCTGTTTGCCGTCGTCGAGGCCCGCGGCAAATCGCCGATGCTGCCTGTTCGGCTGCTTCGGCAGCGCAGCATTTCGGCGGGACTCGCTGCCGGACTGGCCGTTAACTTCGGGTTATCCGGCTGCCTGTTCGTGCTCACCTTCTTCTTTCAGCAGGGCCGCGGTTATTCCGCGCTGTTAACCGGGCTTTCGTTCCTTCCGCTCACTCTGCCGATGATGCTATTTCCGATGCTGACGAGCCGTATCGTCAACCGCGTCGGCGTAAGGCTGCCGATGATATGCGGTTTCTTCGTCACCGCCGTCGGCACGGCCATGCTGACGGTGGCAAGCGGCGCCTTCTACTGGCTGCTGTTCGCCGGTTTATTGTTGATCGGCACAGGTCTTTCTTTAACGATTCCGCCGCTGGTGACGTCTGTCGTAACCGCCGCTCCCCCCGGGCAAGCCGGCGTCGCCTCCGGCGCTCTGAACTCGATCCGCCAGCTCGGAGCCGCTCTGGGCGTTGCCGTTCTCAGCTTGTGCATGAACGGCGCCGGCGCACGCGCTGAAATCGCCGCTTCCGCAGACGGGGTCAATACGGCGCTGCTTGTTTCAGCTCTTGTGTTTGCCGGCGGAGGGGGGATTACGCTTTTGTTTATCGGCCGGAAACCGGCTAAAGGGTGA
- a CDS encoding GerAB/ArcD/ProY family transporter: MRKYAFNEITLMQYIFLIQGTQLATGIFSLPRTLAEKAGTDGWMDIPIAWLINLLSGWVILLTLRKYPDYTLPDLLKHLFGKWLGRLLLLPFIAYFAFFGWIIMINTMLFVKAWFLTKTSQYLIVLLFAVPGYLLIRHGLRVLARYTEFVLYIMLWMPFLFLVTSRQWHWIHLLPLLKEGWGPVMSGLPKTVFAFAGNEILFFIYPFLQKKQYAFRGLVIANTLTMLLYLYTTVICFVYYTPDGITSLNQPLMSMLKTIEFRFLERVDMIFLALYLIVVSRSWNAYIYCAVFSTGQMLNKQDHSPYALVYFALAVVCTAVVMPTWNQSDEWSNMLGNAATVVLYVFPVLLLVYAAGFEKIRRWRAG, translated from the coding sequence ATGAGAAAATACGCATTCAATGAAATTACTTTGATGCAATACATTTTTCTGATCCAAGGGACGCAGCTCGCCACCGGAATCTTTTCCCTGCCGCGGACGCTCGCCGAAAAGGCCGGAACGGACGGATGGATGGACATTCCGATCGCGTGGCTGATCAATTTGTTATCGGGCTGGGTCATCCTGCTGACGCTCAGAAAATATCCGGACTACACGCTTCCGGACCTGCTTAAACACTTGTTCGGCAAATGGCTGGGCAGGCTGCTTCTGCTTCCGTTTATTGCCTATTTCGCCTTTTTCGGATGGATCATCATGATCAATACGATGCTTTTTGTCAAAGCATGGTTTTTGACGAAAACATCGCAGTATTTAATCGTGCTTTTGTTTGCGGTCCCGGGTTATCTTCTTATCCGTCATGGGCTTCGCGTTCTGGCAAGGTATACCGAATTCGTGCTGTACATCATGCTGTGGATGCCGTTTCTTTTTTTGGTGACGTCAAGGCAGTGGCACTGGATTCATCTGCTTCCGCTGCTCAAAGAAGGCTGGGGGCCCGTTATGAGCGGTTTGCCGAAGACGGTGTTCGCTTTTGCCGGCAATGAGATCCTGTTTTTTATTTACCCGTTTCTGCAGAAAAAGCAATATGCCTTTCGCGGGTTGGTGATTGCCAACACGCTGACGATGCTTTTGTATTTGTACACGACCGTCATTTGCTTTGTGTATTACACTCCCGATGGAATCACGTCTTTGAACCAACCGCTGATGAGCATGCTCAAGACGATCGAATTTCGTTTTCTGGAGCGGGTCGATATGATCTTTCTGGCTCTTTATTTGATAGTCGTGTCCCGGTCGTGGAACGCCTATATTTATTGCGCGGTTTTTTCGACCGGCCAAATGCTGAACAAGCAGGATCACAGCCCTTACGCGCTCGTTTATTTTGCGCTCGCCGTCGTATGTACGGCGGTGGTCATGCCGACATGGAATCAGTCCGACGAATGGTCGAACATGTTGGGCAATGCGGCGACGGTCGTCCTGTATGTATTTCCGGTTTTACTGCTTGTCTATGCCGCTGGCTTCGAGAAGATCAGGAGGTGGAGGGCCGGATGA
- a CDS encoding helix-turn-helix transcriptional regulator → MEQTTDAARLEQLGQFLRTRRERLTPEALGFPNDGRRRTPGLRRSEVAMLAGVSVDWYTWLEQGRNIQVSAQVLDSIAKALQLDGSERKHLYMLAMRQLPADVLQMERTEVSDTLQHVLDRLEYSPAIVTDARWNVVGWNLAACAVVGDYRVMPEQERNMVWRAFTSPYLRQLLRDKWEEHAKTRLAQFRASYGTNVGDPWWEEFIARLSAVSPHFREWWAKHEVIQISEGNKHYFHPEAGELTLEYITFQVSDAPGLQVMINTPIGRTEEKIKRLVEKLKGTVHP, encoded by the coding sequence ATGGAGCAAACGACGGATGCGGCCAGGCTCGAGCAGCTGGGGCAGTTTCTGCGAACGAGGCGGGAGCGGCTCACGCCGGAAGCGTTGGGATTTCCCAATGACGGCAGACGGCGGACTCCCGGCCTTAGGCGCAGCGAGGTAGCGATGCTCGCCGGGGTTAGTGTCGATTGGTATACATGGCTGGAGCAGGGAAGGAACATCCAGGTTTCCGCCCAGGTGCTCGACAGCATCGCAAAAGCGCTGCAGCTGGACGGCAGCGAAAGGAAACATTTGTATATGCTGGCGATGAGGCAGCTTCCCGCGGATGTTCTGCAAATGGAACGAACCGAGGTAAGCGATACGCTGCAGCATGTGCTGGACCGGCTCGAATACAGCCCGGCCATCGTAACGGATGCGCGCTGGAACGTGGTAGGATGGAATTTGGCGGCGTGCGCCGTTGTCGGCGATTATCGCGTCATGCCGGAGCAGGAGCGAAACATGGTATGGCGGGCATTCACCTCGCCATATTTGCGGCAGCTGCTGCGGGACAAATGGGAGGAGCATGCCAAGACGCGACTCGCCCAGTTCCGGGCAAGCTACGGTACGAATGTCGGAGACCCTTGGTGGGAGGAATTCATCGCCCGTCTTTCCGCGGTAAGTCCTCATTTTCGCGAGTGGTGGGCGAAACATGAGGTGATTCAGATATCCGAAGGGAACAAACATTATTTCCATCCGGAAGCCGGGGAACTGACGCTGGAGTATATCACGTTTCAAGTAAGCGATGCTCCCGGCCTGCAGGTCATGATCAATACGCCGATCGGCCGGACGGAAGAGAAGATCAAGCGGCTGGTGGAGAAGTTGAAAGGTACGGTACATCCGTAA